The Roseovarius sp. EL26 genome contains the following window.
GGATGACTTACCCTCGGCTGCATGGCAGGCAATTTACATCATTGCCGATCCCCGTATGCTGAAACGAACAGTGCGAAATGTGTAGGCTGCAATGCTAAAAATAGATCTCAACTCTGACCTCGGCGAGGGTTTTGGCTCTTGGGCGATGGGTGATGACGCAACAATGCTCACGCTTGTAACCTCGGCTAATATTGCCTGCGGTGCACATGCCGGTGACCCAGAGACGATGTTCCAGACACTCTTGCTTGCCAAAGAAAACGGCGTCTCAGTCGGTGCGCATCCCGGGTACAATGATCGGATTGGATTTGGCCGTCGGGTGATCCCTATGCCCCCTGACGAGGTTGGGCGCATGTGTGCGGCCCAGATCGGTGCATTGATGGCGCTTGCAGCGCAGGCTGGTGTGTCAGTGGATTACGTAAAACCCCATGGCGCCTTAGGAAATCTTGCGGCGCGTGACCGATCAGTTGCGGATGCCATTGTTGCGGCTGTCCAAAAGATAAGCCCCGATTTGGCAATGCTCGCGATTTCTGGCACTCAAAGTGAACTGGCAGCACGCGATTTAGGCACGCCAGTATATTCCGAGATTTTTGCAGATCGAGGGTATCTTTCCACCGGGCAACTTGTCCCCCGTGGGCAAGAGGGCGCGATGATTGATGACCCCGCGCAAGCCAGTGAACGACTTATTGCCTATCTCGAAACCGACATGATGCCTGTCGTCGACGGTGACCCCATTCGCCTAGCAGCACAATCCGTCTGTGTGCACGGTGATAGCCCCGGCGCCGTCGCCATGACAAAGGAAATACGTAAACGCCTGTTGGCACATGGGGTGGAAATCAGGCAATTTTCCAAACCTACGTCATGAAGATGAACGCGCAATTTAAAGCCGTCGCAGACCATGCGCTTCTTGTTAGCTTTGCAACGGAGATAAGCGATGATGTGCATAATATCATCGTCGCATTGGACAAAGCTATTGTAGATGCGCCGCCGACGGGTGTGATTGAAACCATACCGGCTTTGGTGAACATCTTGGTGGATTTTGATCCGCTGATGACAGATCATATTACGATTACATCTGATATTCGCAACATGCTGCGGCACCTCAAACCAGACGGTTACACAGGCATCACTCATAATATTCCGGTCTGTTATGAGCATCCTTTTAATCCTGATCTATCGGCTGTGGCGCAACAGACCGGACTGTCAGAAGACGCCGTGATTAACGCACACCTTGCAGGGAATTACCGTGCGTTGATGTATGGATTTGCACCCGGCTTTGCTTATCTTGCGGGTGTTCCCGAAACCATTCAGGTGCCACGGAAACCAGCGGCAATACGTGATATCCCCGGATGCAGCGTCATCATCGCTGGCCCTCAATGTATTGTGACGACGATAATGATGCCCACGGGCTGGTCCGTTATCGGACGGTCGACCACGTCGGTTTTAACGGGCAATGCTGATAGGCCTTTCCTGTTTAATATTGGCGATAAGGTAATATTCGAACGTATCACTCAGGCAGAATTCGAGCGATTAGCGAAAGGGAACGCAAATGACTGACGCTGAGATCTATGTCAGTTTTGCAGGCCCTCATGTCACTTTTCAGGATGCTGGGCGCCGTGGGCATATGCGCTTTGGTGTTTCTGCTTCAGGGCCAATGGACCGTTTGTCTTTTGCAGCGGCGCATGCCGCGCTCGGCAATTCACCTGGACAAACAGCGATAGAAATCTCGCTAGCCGGTGTGACGCTTCAGTGCCGTGAAGGGGAAGTCACGCTTGCCATCATGGGTGAAGGGTTTGTTTTCGACCACAACGGACAAAAAGGCACGTCCGGGACAGTGCTGACCTTTCGCAAAGGAGAGAAGCTTAGCATCCGTCCCGGTGCAACGGGAAGTTGGGCCTATCTTGCCTTTGCAGGTTTGCTGCAAAGTGAAAGATGGCTCGGCCACAGCGCCACCCATGCCAGCTCTGGCTTTGGCGGCGGTGCCATACAATCGGGTCAGGTCTTAACTGTCCATGATACTAGCATTCACAATGACCGCGAAGGCGCAATATCTCAGTATGATCACTCGTTGAACGCGCCAATTCGTGTGGTGATGGGACCGCAAGATCAGCATTTTGCCAAAGAAGCCCTTTCTATTTTTACATCCAATCCATTTGCCGTTACAGGCGCCTATGACCGTATGGGTATGCGTCTAAAAGGCCCATTGCTTGCCCTTGACCGTGCCCTTTCTATTCCGTCAGAGCCAATTGTGCGCGGATCGGTTCAGGTGTCCGGTGATGGGATAGCGACGGTGCTGCTGTCCGATCATCAGACAACCGGCGGCTATCCAAAGATCGCAACTGTCATTTCATGCGATATAGACAGATTGGTTCAGGCCCGCAGCGGCCAACAGATCAGATTTACTGCAGTTTCCCCGGAACAAGCGATCTCCGCGGTTCGTGACGATTCGTTATCACGTTCAAAATACTTGGATAAGATCGGGGAGCCACTCGGAACCCTTGAGCAACGGTTGATGCGGAACAACCTTATTCATGGCGAGTTCTTCCAGTAAGGGGCCAGATATCCGGTTATCAACCACCCCCAAATGCCTGCCTTTTCTGCTGATTAACAATGCCCTCTTACCGCAGACTGCGCTCATTCCTGCCGGATGCAGCATTCGGTAGTAATGGGATATACTGGCCACTTCACCCAGCAGGTTAAGCTTGGCCTATACTGCATGTAGGAGAAGTCGCGTAGCGAAGAATGATTTTGATGAGCTGATGTCGGTTGACGTTGGTATAGGCAAAGGTGTTTTTCACTTGGTTGGTTTTGATAAGTGCGGGCAGCTAGTGTTGCGCAAGAAGATCAAACGCATGGCGTTGATCTCGACGTTTGAGAACCTGCCCCATTGCTTTGTTGGCACGAAAGCTTGTCTGCACGTAAGGAATTGTTAAAAGAACAATCTCTGTTTCCGCAAACATCGTTGGACATCATTTTCTAAAGCTGGCACCATAATTCACGCGCAGTTTCATCATCCATTTTTGGATTTCGGAACGCTGAGATTGTTAACTCCGCATTCCATTCGCTGTTACCGACAGGTACCACTGCCCCCTCAGCGAGTTCGGGGGCAATCGCCGTTTCTGGCATCCAAGCAAACCCACTTCCAGACAGAAGCCTTCGTTTGATTGCTTCTACTAGGCCATCGACGTAGATCGTACTGGTGTTCGTAGGTTTTCGGTCCACTGTGTTCTCAACAACCATGCCCAGAAATGACGACCGCTCATAGGCGAGATATGGGATGGGTGGGCCATTCCGATTACTCAAATTCCATCCACCTGTCTGTGCCGGCCCTGTGGCGGCGACCGGGATGAGTCGGTCAACCACAAGATCTTTGCGCTCAAAGGCGGTTTCATCGATCATTGGAGAGACCGCGTGATGATAGTAGCAAAGCATGATATCGACAGCACCCTCAATCAACAATTCGCAGCAAGTACTCAGAGAATCAGAGACAACTCGCGTACGTAAATCCGGTAGCAGCTGCTGAAGAATTTCAATTCGTGGGGCCAGATAGTTGACCGAAATCGTGTGAAGCGCTGAAATGCGGACGAAGCGGCTGTCACCACGATCAGCGTCCCGGATCGATTGGCGGGCCTCTGAGAGCTGCGAAATCGAGGCCTGCGCGATGGGCAAGAATTGCTGCCCCGCCTCCGTCAACTGGACCGGATAGGTCGCTCGATTGATCAAAGGCAGACCAACCCAATTCTCTAATGCCTTGATTCTGCGACTAAACGCTGATTGCGTAATATTCCGCTCGTTTGCCGCGCGGGTAAAACTTGAAGTGCGCGCAAGGCATTCGAAATCTCGCAACCAGTTTAAATCCATCTTCTTTCCCCACCGGCATCTAACTTTTGAGAGCTTATCATATTTATGCAATTTCGGAATAGTTTGATGAAATGTTTGAATTGGCGAAATTAATTCAAGCTGAACTAGAGTTATCCTATCGAGCAAACATCCGGGGGGACTGAATGCGGTGCAGAGCTCGACGCCCAATCTGCCGACCACTTGAACCAACATCAAAGTAATAACGACGCCGCAAATGGCGCGACCCAACAGAGGAGAATATTATGAAATATAAGTTGAAATCACTTGGCCTTGCTGCCGCTGTCAGCGCCTTCGCGCTTCCAGCTTTTGCCGCGGAAGAAGTAAAAATCGGGGTGCCATCCTGGACCGGTGCGCAAGCCATCGCGCACCTACTGGGAGCTGTTGTTGAAATGCGCATCGGAGGCGAAGTCGAATTTGTTCCGGGTAATAATGCCACAATTTTCCAAGCCATGGACCAAGGCAAGGGTGACATTGATGTGCACCCCGACGTTTGGCTTCCTAACCAGCAGAGTTTCACTCAAAAATATGTTGATGAAGAGGGCACGGTAACGCTTTCGTCTAATCCGTATGAGGGAAATCAGGGCTTCTGCGTTTCCAAAGACTTTGGCGAGGCCAACAGCATCACCGACATCGCTGATCTGGGGCGTCCTGACGTCGCCATGCAAATGGATAGCGATGGCAATGGCAAAGGTGAGATGTGGATCGGGGCGCCAGGATGGGCGTCAGCCAACGTTAACGAAGTTAAAGTACGCGACTACGGCCTATTAGACTTCATCGATCCAATTCGGGCCGAGGAGAGTGTGAAAACCGCCCGCGTCAAAGATTCCATTGCAAAGGGCGAAGGCTACGCCTTCTACTGCTATAAACCGCACGCCATCTGGTACATGTTTGATGTTCAAATGCTGAGCGAACCTGCGTTTGATGCAGCAAAGTATGACATGAAACAGCCATCAGATGATCCGGATTGGTACAATAATTCCAGCGTGGCCACGAAAGATGCTCTGAAAAATGTTCAGATCGCATGGTCAAACTCTCTACCAGATCGCTCACCTGCAATTGCCGAGTTTTTTGCCAATTTCTCGCTGACTGCAGATGATGTCTCTGGCTTTGCATATGAGATCAGCGGCAAAGGGCGCGAACCGGCAGAGGTTGCCCGCGAGTGGGTCGAAAACAATCCAGATCGTGTCGACGCATGGTTGGGACTGTAATTCTTTAAGACAGAATATCTCTCGCGGCACCCGAACGTGGTGCCGCGATACCAAATTTGCCCGAAGCAAGGTCAGGTGCACCCAATGAGCAGCGAAACCGTCATAGAAATATCCAACGTCTGGAAAATATTCGGTGCAAAGCCGGAAGCCGCATTGCAGGCGATCCGAGACAAAGGACTTAGCAAGGCAGAGGTTCTTTCTGAATACAATTCTGTGGTTGGTGTAGCCGATGTAAGCCTGTCGGTGAATCGCGGTGAGATTTTTTGCATTATGGGGTTGTCCGGCAGCGGAAAATCCACATTGGTAC
Protein-coding sequences here:
- a CDS encoding glycine betaine ABC transporter substrate-binding protein: MKYKLKSLGLAAAVSAFALPAFAAEEVKIGVPSWTGAQAIAHLLGAVVEMRIGGEVEFVPGNNATIFQAMDQGKGDIDVHPDVWLPNQQSFTQKYVDEEGTVTLSSNPYEGNQGFCVSKDFGEANSITDIADLGRPDVAMQMDSDGNGKGEMWIGAPGWASANVNEVKVRDYGLLDFIDPIRAEESVKTARVKDSIAKGEGYAFYCYKPHAIWYMFDVQMLSEPAFDAAKYDMKQPSDDPDWYNNSSVATKDALKNVQIAWSNSLPDRSPAIAEFFANFSLTADDVSGFAYEISGKGREPAEVAREWVENNPDRVDAWLGL
- a CDS encoding LysR family transcriptional regulator, translating into MDLNWLRDFECLARTSSFTRAANERNITQSAFSRRIKALENWVGLPLINRATYPVQLTEAGQQFLPIAQASISQLSEARQSIRDADRGDSRFVRISALHTISVNYLAPRIEILQQLLPDLRTRVVSDSLSTCCELLIEGAVDIMLCYYHHAVSPMIDETAFERKDLVVDRLIPVAATGPAQTGGWNLSNRNGPPIPYLAYERSSFLGMVVENTVDRKPTNTSTIYVDGLVEAIKRRLLSGSGFAWMPETAIAPELAEGAVVPVGNSEWNAELTISAFRNPKMDDETARELWCQL
- a CDS encoding biotin-dependent carboxyltransferase family protein, with the translated sequence MTDAEIYVSFAGPHVTFQDAGRRGHMRFGVSASGPMDRLSFAAAHAALGNSPGQTAIEISLAGVTLQCREGEVTLAIMGEGFVFDHNGQKGTSGTVLTFRKGEKLSIRPGATGSWAYLAFAGLLQSERWLGHSATHASSGFGGGAIQSGQVLTVHDTSIHNDREGAISQYDHSLNAPIRVVMGPQDQHFAKEALSIFTSNPFAVTGAYDRMGMRLKGPLLALDRALSIPSEPIVRGSVQVSGDGIATVLLSDHQTTGGYPKIATVISCDIDRLVQARSGQQIRFTAVSPEQAISAVRDDSLSRSKYLDKIGEPLGTLEQRLMRNNLIHGEFFQ
- a CDS encoding allophanate hydrolase subunit 1, which gives rise to MNAQFKAVADHALLVSFATEISDDVHNIIVALDKAIVDAPPTGVIETIPALVNILVDFDPLMTDHITITSDIRNMLRHLKPDGYTGITHNIPVCYEHPFNPDLSAVAQQTGLSEDAVINAHLAGNYRALMYGFAPGFAYLAGVPETIQVPRKPAAIRDIPGCSVIIAGPQCIVTTIMMPTGWSVIGRSTTSVLTGNADRPFLFNIGDKVIFERITQAEFERLAKGNAND
- the pxpA gene encoding LamB/YcsF family protein encodes the protein MLKIDLNSDLGEGFGSWAMGDDATMLTLVTSANIACGAHAGDPETMFQTLLLAKENGVSVGAHPGYNDRIGFGRRVIPMPPDEVGRMCAAQIGALMALAAQAGVSVDYVKPHGALGNLAARDRSVADAIVAAVQKISPDLAMLAISGTQSELAARDLGTPVYSEIFADRGYLSTGQLVPRGQEGAMIDDPAQASERLIAYLETDMMPVVDGDPIRLAAQSVCVHGDSPGAVAMTKEIRKRLLAHGVEIRQFSKPTS